From the Theileria parva strain Muguga chromosome 3 map unlocalized ctg_531, whole genome shotgun sequence genome, one window contains:
- the coq2 gene encoding UbiA prenyltransferase family protein has product MFSRRILFNVSNIKNSLESTVIYRSFVPKLSKDTFGYNFINKLYITTLKNDKIISNNKSPTDIINNTLNHSLLTGRYITINNAVSKDNGLYDKIISCGRLMRVHTLMPVVIFALPAMWSAALALPPVVTFLELKKIALLCLGAFSARSAGCCVNDLADRNFDKLVQRTKIRPLASGSINTTEALITLMFNSTIALTILYQFDPTTIGLGLLTGVTCSIYPFMKRYIKYPQLILGLSSSIGTLMAWTAISGNPLTMAPLCIYLTSSLWSLIYDTVYAHQDKNDDIKLGLGSLAIEWGDKTKKMCNIVAYNMSILMATCGYLAHLTDLFYVSVVISHLWMLREIKKVDLSDPANCLLFFKKTTIYGGLLLLGIILGKPELKFDFKSEKSLESTAS; this is encoded by the exons ATGTTTAGTCGTAGAATATTGTTTAATGTtagtaatataaaaaattcttTGGAATccacagttatttacaggTCATTTGTTCCAAAGCTTAGTAAAGACACATTTGggtataattttatcaacaaACTCTACATAACTACtcttaaaaatgataaaattatctcTAACAATAAAAGTCCAACtgatataataaataatactctGAACCATTCCCTGTTAACTGGTAGATACattacaataaataatgCAGTTTCGAAGGATAATGGACtgtatgataaaataatatcatGCGGAAGGCTCATGAGGGTTCACACCCTAATGCCAGTTGTAATTTTCGCTCTCCCAGCCATGTGGAGTGCCGCTTTAGCTTTACCACCAGTTGTTACCTTTTTAGAGCTTAAGAAAATCGCACTTTTATGTTTGGGTGCTTTTTCCGCTAGATCCGCTGGCTGTTGTGTAAATGATCTTGCAGATAGAAATTTTGATAAGTTAGTACAACGTACTAAAATCAGACCCTTAGCCTCAGGCTCAATAAACACAACAGAAG CACTGATCactttaatgtttaattcAACGATTGCTTTGACAATTTTGTATCAATTTGATCCTACAAC TATCGGTTTGGGACTATTAACTGGTGTGACTTGTTCAATTTACCCCTTCATGAAaagatatattaaatatccTCAGCTTATTCTGGGTCTTTCTTCCAGTATAGGAACACTAATG GCTTGGACAGCCATAAGTGGTAATCCATTAACAATGGCTCCActttgtatatatttaacatctTCACTGTGGTCGCTAATTTATGACACTGTTTACGCTCACCaggataaaaatgatgataTCAAATTAGGTCTGGGCTCATTAGCAATTGAATG GGGTgataaaactaaaaaaatgtgtaatatcGTGGCCTACAATATGTCAATTCTAATGGCCACCTGTGGTTATCTAGCTCATCTTACC gaTTTATTCTATGTGTCTGTGGTAATATCGCATTTATGGATGTTGAGGGAGATTAAAAAGGTCGATTTGAGTGATCCAGCAAATTGTCTGctatttttcaaaaaaacAACAATTTACGGGGGATTATTGTTACTTGGAATTATTTTAGGCAAACCTGAGCTTAAATTTGACTTCAAATCAGAAAAATCCCTGGAATCCACAGCTTCGTAA
- a CDS encoding MAC/Perforin domain protein — protein MFKKEKLFKKISYSNITNAWIRPLIECKRSNSRSVVDSMEKYKDIISVDSDIGVSSIDESAKFSLSTNYSEISDLLKNNDNKLYVDKSYCFLLEAALPIHNSLKMTRSFATAMSKLTRDFKKHTKDCNAIKYSINKNNKDCKEIKNWMELFDQFGTHFSYNIKLGGRITFITQEEGSKDERGNEKSVDVGVGGKFEKDNKGVGIEGNVKFVFGNKRGESKNLSFKYTNILGGLPVSDISKESEYVKWIKSVYKYPMPIRTQFAPISKIFKSKALKDSYDEAFRFYLNTKGISTTHGEQQK, from the exons ATGTTCAAGAAggaaaaattattcaagaAAATCTCATACTCAAACATAACAAATGCCTGGATAAGACCCCTCATCGAGTGTAAACGCTCCAACTCA AGATCAGTGGTTGATAGTATGGAGAAGTATAAAGATATAATATCAGTGGATAGTGACATTGGAGTATCAAGTATAGATGAAAGTGCAAAGTTTAGTTTATCGACAAATTACTCTGAAATTAGCGATTTACTAAAGAATAACGATAATAAACTTTATGTTGATAAATCCTACTGTTTCCTACTAGAAGCTGCTCTACCAATACATAACTCatt AAAGATGACCAGATCGTTTGCAACTGCAATGAGTAAATTGACTagagattttaaaaaacataCAAAAGACTGTAATGCTATAAAATactcaataaataaaaataacaaagaTTGTAAGGAGATAAAAAACTGGATGGAGCTCTTTGATCAATTTGGAACTCACTTttcatataatattaaactag GCGGCCGTATTACGTTTATAACACAGGAAGAAGGGTCGAAAGATGAAAGGGGGAATGAAAAGTCAGTAGATGTTGGAGTTGGAGgtaaatttgaaaaggATAATAAAGGTGTTGGAATTGAAggaaatgttaaatttgtttttggTAATAAAAGAGGTGAAAGTAAAAATCTTTCCTTTAAGTATACGAATATTCTGGGAGGTTTACCTGTAAGTGATATTAGTAAGGAATCTGAGTATGTTAAATGGATCAAAAGTGTGTATAAATATCCAATGCCAATCAGGACGCAATTTGCTCCGATttcaaaaattttcaaGTCTAAAGCTCTCAAAGACTCATATGATGAAGCTTTTAGATTCTATTTAAACACAA AAGGCATTTCAACAACACATGGGGAACAACAAAAATAa
- the samm50 gene encoding Sorting and assembly machinery component 50-like protein, translating to MTEEKVYNLDVSKNLGNVRVFAKGLTKIKYSTIAKDIEKLQDSKNLGELLTQLQQTHQSLDRLGVFKGLTTNVLRGNQEGDVDVVFTFEEKPAFYTVGANVNSKTKAGIELKGEIPGLFGSSNTLTLSANTAGTGNNELTGSYFIPRLPLLDKFTGLFSVFTSYNDLKKYCSYTNRIKGFKFNLSSLNQKHNFTWESCIRDIYPVYNNRMKSSEMVLRNSGCSLKNSLSYVYKHDNTTGDGVPTQGHLTQIKIETGLPGGDCLFFKLNYNLSFSKLLFQQLIINMNVGFGYLYNFGNYNKSNNLLEKFNFSGPSGSHLAFRGFSFQGLGPYDYGFVKSGTTESEEWINKVDHLGGDYYTNMQLSLYYPFKLLNLPKPMVFSFVNIGSLSNNNKLFFYNQLINDMRMSIGGGLSLNLSNGCWIEAFYAKPILYSPTDNISNFQLGLRFKHSIS from the exons atgacGGAAGAAAAGGTTTACAATTTGGACGTTTCCAAAAATTTAGGAAATGTCCGAGTTTTTGCCAAAGGACTaactaaaataa aaTATTCAACAATTGCGAAAGATATTGAAAAACTTCAAGattctaaaaatttggGCGAACTTCTGACTCAACTACAACAAACACATCAA TCCCTTGATAGACTTGGTGTTTTTAAGGGTTTGACTACGAATGTGCTCCGAGGTAATCAGGAAGGAGACGTTGATGTTGTATTTACATTTGAGGAGAAACCTGCGTTTTACACCGTTGGAGCCAATGTTAACTCAAAAACCAAAGCCGGAATT GAGCTTAAGGGTGAGATTCCGGGACTTTTTGGCTCATCAAATACTCTAACTTTAAGTGCTAATACCGCAGGAACAGGAAATAATGAACTTACA GGGAGTTATTTTATCCCGAGATTGCCGTTATTGGATAAATTTACTGGTTTATTTTCAGTGTTTACCTCTTAcaatgatttaaaaaagtATTGTTCCTATACTAATAGGATCAAGGGCTTCAAATTCAACTTATCAAGCCTAAATCAAAAACATAATTTCACATGG gAATCGTGCATCAGAGACATTTATCCAGTTTACAACAACAGAATGAAATCGTCTGAAAT GGTCTTGAGGAACAGTGGCTGTTCACTCAAAAACTCACTCTCATACGTTTATAAACATGATAACACAACTGGTGACGGTGTACCCACACAAGGCCATTTaacacaaattaaaatt GAAACGGGATTGCCTGGAGGAGATTGTCTCTTTTTTAAGCTTAATTATAACTTATCATTCTCAAAATTGTTATTCCAACAATTG ATAATCAATATGAATGTTGGATTTGgatatttgtataattttggGAATTATAACAAgagtaataatttgttggAAAAGTTTAACTTTTCTGGTCCGTCAGGATCCCATTTAGCATTTCGCGGCTTCTCATTTCAAGGCCTAGGACCCTACGATTATG GATTTGTTAAAAGTGGAACTACTGAGAGTGAAGAATGGATTAATAAAGTGGACCACTTGGGCGGAGACTACTATACAAACATGCAATTGTCATTATATTACCcttttaaactattaaatttaccaaA GCCGATGGTATTCAGCTTTGTTAATATCGGATCTTTATCgaataataacaaattat ttttttataatCAATTGATAAATGATATGAGAATGTCGATTGGTGGTGGATTAAGTTTAAACTTGTCAAATGGTTGCTGGATTGAAGCTTTTTATGCTAAACCAATTCTATACTCACCCACTGACAACATCTCAAACTTTCAATTAGGACTCAGATTCAAACACTCAATCTCATAA
- a CDS encoding MAC/Perforin domain protein — protein sequence MYTTLFFILFTVYTRCFCVILPENYHNNTQRTDYLNSHVGFGFDLVEGNPLDSFNDLNTFGFRSPIIVQPYITRDIGNIIIKRNNGIWVRKSNNCTQNYEPRDIERGSDLVRELFNDFSLDSPFSEELWNRNSKGLGLNDITFNKSKFKIVKCYCSLYESGLITPFHGELRGEFVEMVGKLPNTVESTECPIDIFITELESCKNLRIWINLFKTYGTHITTYAMTGGKFINMESVVNINLQARDSDIKNTKAKRTGEASSEFSEIFRRRIKGNKIKKHLWVIGGSFVNNLEQIDPKMFSKWVKTIDKRPMPIKARFSELSMFFPEKHETYMKAVEYYEQISGIKKLNN from the exons ATGTATACTACACTATTCttcatactatttacagtCTATACCAGATGTTTCTGTGTAATATTACCTGAAAATTACCACAACAATACCCAGAGAACAGACTATTTAAACa GTCATGTTGGATTCGGGTTTGATTTAGTTGAGGGTAATCCTCTGGACAGTTTCAATGACTTGAACACATTCGGGTTCAGATCACCCATTATTGTCCAGCCTTACATTACACGGGATATTGGtaacataataattaagaGAAATAACGGCATCTGGGTCAGAAAATCCAACAACTGTACTCAAAATTATGAA CCCAGGGATATTGAGAGGGGTAGTGATTTGGTGAGGGAATTGTTTAATGATTTTAGTCTGGACAGTCCATTTAGTGAAGAACTATGGAATCGTAATTCTAAAGGCCTAGGCTTAAATGATATCACATTTAACAAGAGcaagtttaaaattgtcAAATGCTACTGCAGTCTCTATGAAAGCGGTTTAATCACACCATTCCACGG AGAGTTGAGAGGGGAGTTTGTTGAGATGGTAGGGAAGTTACCAAATACTGTTGAAAGTACAGAATGTCCAATTGACATATTTATAACTGAGCTGGAGTCgtgtaaaaatttaagaatttgGATTAATCTCTTCAAAACCTATGGAACTCACATAACAACTTATGCTATGACAG GCGgcaaatttattaacatgGAATCAGtggtaaatattaatttacaagcGAGGGATAGCGATATTAAGAACACCAAGGCTAAGAGAACGGGTGAAGCCAGTAGTGAGTTTAGTGAGATATTCAGGAGAAGAATCAAGGGTAATAAGATAAAGAAACATTTATGGGTAATTGGCGGTTCATTTGTTAATAATCTGGAGCAAATTGACCCGAAAATGTTCTCGAAATGGGTCAAAACTATCGATAAAAGACCAATGCCAATCAAGGCCAGATTCTCAGAACTTTCAATGTTCTTCCCTGAAAAACATGAAACTTACATGAAAGCAGTGGAATATTACGAACAAATCTCAGGaatcaaaaaattaaacaactga
- a CDS encoding putative integral membrane protein — MVGDTEYGLFASTLHLIISSSSSSSSSSSSANPSIKSSKSLEIPRCGFAGIPLIWYCPNDVVLIGGGGGASTGLITIGLCPNDVVLIGGGGGGRSISPSIWYCSTDGTLIGGGGGGRSTGFGAIGGLTFKNPLLCPNLGLPILFVFGLLMFAYIGLLDSVSSPYTPEI, encoded by the exons ATGGTTGGCGATACTGAGTATGGTCTTTTTGCTTCCACTTTACACCTTATTATTTCATCATCATCATCATCGTCTTCATCTTCGTCATCTGCAAATCCGTCAATTAAGTCATCAAAATCTCTTGAAATTCCACGTTGTGGTTTTGCTGGGATACCGCTCATTTGGTACTGTCCCAATGATGTTGTTCTAATCGGTGGAGGTGGAGGTGCATCTACTGGCCTCATTACCATTGGTCTTTGTCCTAATGATGTTGTTCTAATCGGTGGCGGTGGCGGTGGTAGATCCATTTCTCCGTCCATTTGGTACTGTTCTACGGATGGAACGCTAATTGGCGGTGGAGGTGGAGGTAGATCCACTGGTTTTGGCGCCATTGGTGGTCttacatttaaaaatccTCTGCTATGTCCTAATCTAGGTCTACCAATTCTATTTGTATTTGGTCTCCTTATGTTTGCATATATTGGTCTACTTGATTCCGTCTCATCACCATATACACCTG AAATTTga
- a CDS encoding putative integral membrane protein: MKNYIRFSSLFKRGLIFQNRGFATKSTAYDPKIVNEAINPRPGRLFKSTPLLFLLAVSMLTVPVVVTYYDNKDFEKEMERRKQPGVTY, encoded by the coding sequence atgaaaaattatataagaTTTAGTAGCTTATTTAAAAGaggtttaatttttcagaaTCGTGGATTTGCCACTAAATCAACAGCCTATGATCCTAAGATTGTAAATGAAGCTATAAATCCTAGGCCAGGAAGACTATTTAAATCAACACCGCTTTTATTCCTCTTGGCTGTATCAATGCTTACAGTACCAGTGGTAGTAACTTATTACGATAATAAAGATTTTGAAAAGGAAATGGAACGAAGAAAGCAACCGGGCGTTACTTACTAA
- the Sec11c gene encoding signal peptidase I: MDAIKEEFYKTRNEFRIFKKRPLESIEYILSISSMIFVALMFWKIAILLTGTDSPVVVVLSGSMEPAFYRGDILFLMKKNEINSGDIVVFKLEDREIPIVHRAITLHQDKDNLYVLTKGDNNRVNDRGLYPRNKNWLNDKDLIGTILLKVPKVGILSIYLNEVPGVKHAVVCIVVLLMLSGKG; this comes from the exons ATGGACGCCATTAAGgaagaattttataaaactCGAAATGAGTtcagaatttttaaaaagaGACCGTTGGAATCTATTGAATATATCCTCTCAATATCTTCCATGATCTTTGTGGCACTCATGTTCTGGAAAATCGCTATTCTTCTCACGG GAACGGATTCCCCTGTGGTTGTAGTCTTGAGTGGAAGTATGGAACCAGCGTTTTACAGAGGagatatattatttttaatgaaaaagaATGAGATAAACTCGGGAGATATCGTAGTTTTTAAACTTGAGGACAGGGAGATACCGATTGTCCACAGGGCTATCACTTTACACCAGGATAAGGATAACTTATACGTACTTACAAAGGGTGATAATAATAGAGTCAATGACAGAGGCCTTTATCCCCGTAATAAGAACTGGCTAAATGACAAAGATCTAATTGGAACAATTCTTCTAAAAGTTCCAAAGGTTGGAATTCTCAGCATTTATCTCAATGAAGTTCCTGGCGTAAAACACGCAGTCGTTTGTATAGTCGTTCTTCTAATGCTTTCCGGCAAAGGTTAA
- the PAB2 gene encoding Proteasome subunit alpha type-2-B, with amino-acid sequence MADDGEYSFSLTTFSPSGKLVQIEYALNGVAKGAPTLGIKATNGVVIAAEKKQPSTLIESDSLNKIDFFADHIGAVAAGMPADFRVVLKKGRKEVDNTAMKYKAMYGDDIPGAQLVKDVASIMQEFTHSGGVRPFGISLLLASYDDDGPQLYQIDPSGAFFGWKATAIGNRMQNNNTFLEKRYHPDLELEDAIHIAILTLKEGFEGELTSENIEIGVVGPDKKFKILPPEMIEDYLNEVQ; translated from the exons atggCAGACGATGGCGAGTATAGTTTTTCCTTAACTACTTTTAGTCCATCTGGCAAACTTGTTCAAATCGAATACGCCTTAAATGGTGTCGCCAAAGGCGCTCCAACTCTTG GAATTAAGGCGACGAATGGTGTTGTCATAGCCGCTGAGAAGAAACAGCCTTCCACCTTAATTGAAAGCGATTCacttaataaaattgactTTTTCGCAGATCATATCGGCGCAGTAGCCGCTGGCATGCCAGCAGACTTCAGAGTTGTCCTCAAAAAAGGGAGAAAAGAGGTAGATAACACA GCTATGAAGTATAAGGCTATGTATGGCGATGATATCCCAGGCGCACAACTAGTGAAGGACGTAGCATCAATTATGCAagagtttacacattcagGCGGTGTTCGGCCCTTTGGAATCTCACTCCTACTTGCATC GTATGATGACGATGGGCCACAATTGTATCAAATAGATCCTTCGGGTGCTTTTTTCGGTTGGAAGGCCACTGCTATAGGGAACAGAATGcaaaataataacacaTTTCTGGAGAAAAGATATCACCCGGATTTAGAACTTGAGGATGCAATTCACATTGCGATTTTAACTCTGAAGGAAGGTTTTGAAGGAGAGCTAACCTCTGAAAATATCGAAATTGGAGTAGTGGGACCTgataaaaagtttaaaatccTACCACCAGAAATGATCGAAGATTATTTAAACGAAgttcaataa